A single region of the Biomaibacter acetigenes genome encodes:
- a CDS encoding glycosyltransferase family 4 protein has product MLPAWAEEIISILKIPYIVDYDDAIFHNYDLNKKRIIRSLLKNKIDKVMKNAAVVIVGNDYLAERAQKAGARRIEYLPTVIDLNRYKLKECGIGNNEIFKIGWIGSPATSKYLYLIQDAFKEICLNIRFRLILVGSNKINLSDIPIEIKPWREETEVEDIKEFDVGIMPLVDEPWERGKCGYKLIQYMACGVPVVGSPVGINNKIIIDGINGFKANTINEWIYAFKKLHQDYNLRLKMGQAGRKLVEQNYCIQVTAPKLIKIIKSI; this is encoded by the coding sequence ATGTTACCTGCATGGGCGGAAGAGATAATTTCTATATTAAAAATTCCGTATATTGTAGATTATGATGATGCAATTTTTCATAATTATGATTTGAATAAGAAACGTATAATACGTAGTTTGCTAAAAAATAAAATAGATAAAGTTATGAAAAATGCAGCAGTAGTTATCGTTGGAAATGATTATTTAGCAGAACGAGCTCAAAAAGCAGGTGCACGACGAATTGAATATCTGCCAACAGTAATTGATTTAAATCGATATAAATTAAAAGAATGTGGAATAGGTAATAATGAAATTTTTAAGATTGGGTGGATAGGTTCACCAGCAACATCAAAGTATTTATATTTAATACAAGATGCATTTAAGGAAATTTGTTTAAATATTAGATTCCGCTTAATACTTGTGGGATCTAATAAGATAAACTTATCTGATATTCCAATTGAAATTAAACCATGGAGAGAAGAAACAGAAGTTGAAGATATTAAGGAATTCGATGTTGGTATTATGCCATTAGTTGATGAACCATGGGAAAGAGGAAAATGTGGATATAAATTAATACAATATATGGCTTGCGGTGTCCCGGTAGTTGGTTCGCCGGTTGGTATAAATAATAAAATAATTATTGATGGTATCAACGGATTTAAAGCAAATACAATAAATGAATGGATATATGCTTTTAAAAAGCTACATCAGGATTATAATTTAAGATTAAAAATGGGTCAAGCAGGCCGGAAGTTAGTTGAACAAAATTATTGTATACAAGTAACAGCTCCAAAATTGATAAAAATAATAAAATCAATATGA
- a CDS encoding glycosyltransferase, producing MDVIAQKTSFKVIAIVLSYNTKKNLRKLIPALLSQTYSLSEIAVVDNVSKDGTVQMLEEEFSQVTLLRNLSNLGVGAGYAKGLEYAFERGYDWVWLLDGDSFPEKTALEQLISSFKEIKNVYSEIGILASSPVNPLTNRRYQPLLWRGRLVKVSEELILSGKPLLVDSVISSGSLIKRDVIEYVGLPREDFFIDFVDHEYNLRARRWGFQIVYIPSSIIYHEVGKQ from the coding sequence ATGGATGTTATTGCTCAAAAAACAAGTTTTAAAGTAATTGCCATAGTATTGTCATATAATACAAAAAAAAATCTCAGAAAGTTAATTCCTGCTCTCTTATCTCAAACTTATTCTTTGAGTGAAATTGCTGTAGTGGATAATGTTTCTAAAGATGGTACTGTACAAATGCTTGAAGAAGAATTTTCTCAGGTAACTTTATTGAGAAATCTATCTAATCTAGGTGTAGGTGCGGGATATGCTAAAGGACTTGAATATGCTTTCGAGAGAGGATATGATTGGGTGTGGCTCTTGGATGGAGATAGTTTTCCTGAGAAAACAGCTCTAGAACAATTGATATCAAGTTTTAAAGAGATAAAAAATGTTTATTCCGAGATAGGGATTTTAGCTTCCTCTCCTGTTAATCCGTTAACAAATAGAAGATATCAACCGCTCCTTTGGAGAGGTAGATTAGTAAAAGTTTCGGAGGAACTTATATTGTCGGGTAAACCTTTATTAGTAGATTCAGTGATTTCTTCCGGTTCTTTAATAAAACGTGATGTGATTGAATACGTAGGTTTACCAAGAGAAGACTTTTTTATAGATTTTGTAGACCATGAATATAATCTTAGGGCAAGGAGATGGGGGTTTCAAATTGTATATATTCCTTCAAGTATTATTTACCATGAAGTAGGGAAACAGTAA
- a CDS encoding GumC family protein: MEAVKDTNLIRITVKDKNPEMAARIANTLAPRFVDFLSNALQEQMGKSAAFLKTQMQEEQKNLQAATEELKKFMAQPQSVNELQQDIEAKLKLITDFKTQLVQLDVDEKATRASLESARARLSKEPKFLDLQKSVIDDPVMAGLAAGKSDGKMSDVAGLTMKSQEINENYTMLNNKVAELEVTLSGIISQKAAISDNIRKTQAELESLQATLAEKQTEYNRLQQQFTVAQDTYNTFLQKYQEARITTSSKIGDANIMVVSPAIVPIKPVAPKKALNVAIAMALGLMVGVFTVFFLDYWQKSGESQVIPNVKG, encoded by the coding sequence GTGGAGGCAGTCAAAGATACAAACCTTATCAGGATCACAGTAAAGGATAAAAATCCGGAGATGGCCGCCAGGATAGCCAATACCCTGGCACCCAGGTTTGTTGATTTTCTTTCCAATGCCTTACAGGAGCAGATGGGTAAATCCGCCGCATTCTTAAAAACTCAGATGCAGGAGGAGCAGAAAAACCTTCAGGCCGCCACCGAAGAACTTAAAAAATTCATGGCCCAGCCCCAGAGCGTAAATGAGCTCCAGCAGGATATAGAAGCTAAGTTAAAACTTATCACAGATTTTAAAACGCAGCTGGTACAGCTGGATGTGGATGAAAAGGCCACCAGGGCATCTCTGGAAAGCGCCCGGGCGCGCCTTTCAAAGGAACCTAAATTCCTGGACCTTCAAAAATCCGTCATAGATGACCCCGTCATGGCAGGCCTTGCTGCCGGCAAATCCGACGGAAAAATGTCGGATGTGGCAGGCCTTACCATGAAAAGCCAGGAGATAAATGAAAACTACACCATGTTAAACAATAAGGTGGCGGAACTGGAAGTGACACTGTCCGGCATTATTTCACAGAAAGCCGCCATTTCTGACAATATCCGCAAAACCCAGGCGGAGCTGGAAAGCCTCCAGGCGACCCTGGCGGAAAAGCAGACGGAGTATAACCGCCTCCAGCAGCAGTTTACCGTGGCGCAGGATACCTACAACACCTTCCTGCAGAAATACCAGGAAGCCCGTATCACCACTTCCAGCAAGATCGGCGATGCCAACATCATGGTAGTATCCCCGGCCATAGTGCCTATTAAACCCGTAGCCCCAAAGAAGGCTTTGAACGTGGCCATAGCCATGGCGCTGGGGCTTATGGTGGGCGTGTTTACGGTATTTTTCCTGGACTACTGGCAAAAGTCGGGCGAATCTCAAGTCATACCGAATGTTAAGGGATAA
- the loaP gene encoding antiterminator LoaP, which translates to MRKKWYVLFTKTGEEKKLKEAIEHIFPPDEVKPLIPRRRLMEKRQGKKIEVVRTLFPGYVFINTVMTEETYRSIKLMPVSAKLLMTDLEPAEVPPEEMKPILRLTSVSDVIGFSTGIRVGTKVKIIEGPLKDFEGIIIDVDSRKGRAKVMLDILNETKKVDLGLTVIKDIEKSKSI; encoded by the coding sequence ATGAGAAAAAAATGGTATGTGCTGTTTACAAAGACGGGCGAGGAAAAAAAGCTGAAGGAAGCCATCGAGCACATCTTCCCGCCGGATGAAGTAAAGCCCCTGATACCACGAAGAAGGCTCATGGAAAAGCGGCAGGGGAAAAAGATAGAAGTGGTGCGCACACTATTCCCGGGTTACGTCTTTATAAATACCGTCATGACCGAAGAAACCTACCGCAGCATAAAATTAATGCCGGTATCTGCAAAACTTCTGATGACGGACCTTGAGCCGGCAGAAGTGCCACCGGAAGAAATGAAGCCTATCCTCAGACTTACGAGCGTATCAGATGTCATAGGATTTTCCACCGGGATAAGAGTGGGTACAAAAGTCAAAATCATCGAGGGCCCCTTAAAGGACTTTGAAGGCATCATCATCGACGTAGACAGCAGGAAGGGCAGAGCCAAAGTCATGCTCGACATTTTGAACGAGACGAAAAAAGTAGACCTGGGCCTTACGGTAATTAAAGATATTGAAAAGAGCAAAAGCATATAA
- a CDS encoding DegT/DnrJ/EryC1/StrS family aminotransferase has translation MKIPFLDLQAQYDSIKNEIDTAVSEVIRSGHFIMGPNVKQFEEEMASYLGVKHAIAVANGTKPPYCKGKPSMKTASYFLFF, from the coding sequence TTGAAAATACCCTTTCTAGATTTGCAAGCCCAGTATGATTCCATAAAAAATGAAATAGACACCGCCGTATCGGAAGTCATACGGAGCGGTCATTTCATTATGGGCCCCAACGTAAAACAATTTGAAGAGGAAATGGCCTCCTACCTCGGCGTAAAGCATGCCATAGCCGTGGCAAACGGCACCAAGCCACCATATTGCAAGGGAAAACCATCCATGAAGACGGCTTCGTATTTTTTATTTTTTTAA
- a CDS encoding Wzz/FepE/Etk N-terminal domain-containing protein: protein MEEEISLRELIEVLLRGKWIIAAITIIAMLVSGIFSFFIISPTYEARTTLMVSPLVPKNPPPTQESAYNTLLSYLSQYPQMTLETYRVQVTNPIY from the coding sequence ATGGAAGAAGAAATAAGCCTGCGAGAATTGATTGAAGTGCTGTTGCGAGGCAAATGGATCATCGCCGCCATAACAATAATCGCCATGCTGGTGAGCGGTATCTTCAGCTTTTTCATAATATCACCTACATATGAGGCCAGGACTACCCTTATGGTATCGCCCCTGGTGCCCAAGAACCCGCCGCCGACCCAGGAAAGCGCCTACAACACGCTTTTAAGCTATCTTTCCCAGTATCCCCAGATGACACTGGAAACCTACCGGGTGCAGGTGACAAACCCCATATACTGA
- a CDS encoding O-antigen ligase family protein, with protein sequence MFFDKEFLPTHMYTGVLFLAWVIYKGFILKEQRFFRSPMDFAALALVGAYFISLFVAVNIRSAVGELLKYINYFMAFYLVSDFARTRKDIKIILWAMALSAFGVAFIGIGAAAGTFTYNGAFVGGRINSTIQYPNTLAAYLTAAFMISTSLWATAGQRWQRGILSVVNYTLFLCFLFTLSRAAWLMFPVFFLILIVGMPGEYRMKALGYSMETFIAAVIASPGFGTAISAAQKSQAWMWYAAGAAIAVILFFAVEKISEHFALHIRPKVIITALIIFIILAGTGGYIALTTEASLTLSHTENEPESWKTAWYPVENVRPDTEYTVKVTVSSKPGAKEEQWGAALLVNSLDENKNSVRILNEYIKESLNGQVKEFTFTTRPDTKSLSIGFSNRFPGTAASFSNVQFYESGDKSTAQKITLAYKYIPQAISRRISSINIGEHSVQERLTFYRDALKIIKSHPIFGTGGGGWKSVYFAYQSYRYFTTEVHSFFLQLWVETGTIGLLVLISLWTFVLISGFKVMRSDAHSEIRGLAWGAMAGAVALGGHSAMDFNLSLGAVALYLWELFGIIKSSSYMANPQENKTSSTVAWPAWAYTAISCILIVSSFFLYQGYTYGQQAVGYIQQQNITKAKDAFEKASKYDPLTASFKADLAQLEDVIGRQTKDDELIKKAEQDRMTAIGLDRYNAKLQTQLGAYCLQNGKLPDGLLALEKASDLNPYNMEVWENLADAYEKVAEVYIRQGKKDEALNLTQKSRNIFDKISDLNMKSPKNAPEKLEITSNLMLYVYKAKLLAENIDDENYYKKLKDLVFASDFTVDADHDGIPDLWRTSNSEKGLLKADIIKKDYARLTNEGQGPSYIYTKQDISLKPQNFYTINIMASGDIPKDKLVFNVFTREGKNPQYQWKEINPTQQLSKMTATFLTTKDLKEGKQWLRLDIQGISQKQINIKNLEIWEE encoded by the coding sequence ATGTTCTTCGACAAAGAATTCCTCCCCACCCATATGTATACCGGCGTCTTGTTCCTGGCATGGGTGATATATAAAGGCTTTATCCTGAAAGAGCAGAGATTCTTTAGATCCCCCATGGACTTTGCCGCTCTGGCCCTGGTGGGAGCCTACTTTATATCCCTCTTTGTGGCCGTAAATATCCGCTCGGCGGTGGGAGAACTGCTGAAGTACATAAATTACTTCATGGCCTTCTATCTGGTATCGGACTTTGCCCGCACCAGGAAGGATATCAAAATAATCCTCTGGGCCATGGCGCTCTCCGCTTTCGGCGTGGCCTTCATTGGCATCGGCGCCGCCGCCGGCACCTTCACTTACAACGGCGCCTTCGTGGGCGGCAGGATAAACTCCACCATCCAGTACCCGAATACCCTGGCGGCATACCTCACCGCCGCCTTCATGATATCCACATCCCTGTGGGCCACCGCCGGACAGCGCTGGCAGAGGGGTATACTGTCCGTTGTAAACTACACCCTGTTTCTGTGTTTCCTCTTCACTCTGTCCCGGGCCGCATGGCTCATGTTTCCGGTGTTCTTTCTGATTCTAATTGTCGGCATGCCCGGCGAATACCGAATGAAAGCCCTGGGATACTCTATGGAGACGTTTATAGCCGCTGTAATCGCATCCCCCGGCTTCGGCACCGCTATATCCGCCGCTCAAAAAAGCCAGGCATGGATGTGGTATGCGGCGGGTGCCGCCATAGCCGTCATCCTATTCTTTGCGGTGGAGAAAATCAGTGAGCACTTTGCCCTCCATATAAGGCCGAAAGTTATCATTACAGCACTTATAATATTCATTATCCTGGCAGGCACCGGCGGCTATATAGCCCTTACTACTGAGGCATCTCTGACCCTTTCCCACACGGAAAACGAACCGGAAAGCTGGAAAACCGCGTGGTATCCGGTAGAAAACGTCAGGCCAGATACGGAATATACCGTCAAAGTTACCGTTTCTTCTAAACCTGGAGCAAAAGAAGAACAATGGGGCGCCGCCCTGCTTGTCAACAGCCTGGATGAAAATAAAAACTCAGTTAGGATTTTGAATGAATACATAAAAGAATCTTTAAACGGGCAGGTAAAAGAATTTACCTTTACCACCAGGCCCGATACAAAAAGCCTTTCCATAGGTTTTTCCAACCGTTTCCCCGGCACCGCTGCATCTTTTTCCAATGTACAATTTTACGAATCCGGGGATAAGTCCACAGCTCAAAAAATAACCCTTGCATATAAATATATTCCCCAGGCCATCAGCCGACGGATATCCAGTATAAATATCGGTGAACACAGTGTTCAGGAAAGGCTTACCTTCTATCGGGACGCCTTGAAGATCATAAAATCCCACCCCATCTTTGGCACTGGTGGCGGTGGCTGGAAATCCGTATATTTTGCCTATCAATCTTACCGTTACTTCACCACGGAAGTTCATAGCTTTTTCCTGCAGCTCTGGGTGGAAACTGGCACCATAGGATTACTGGTGCTCATTAGCCTGTGGACTTTTGTCCTGATTTCAGGATTTAAAGTAATGAGGTCCGATGCACATTCGGAGATAAGGGGCCTCGCATGGGGAGCCATGGCGGGCGCTGTAGCCCTGGGAGGCCACAGCGCCATGGACTTTAACCTTTCCCTGGGCGCGGTAGCCCTGTATCTCTGGGAACTCTTCGGCATCATAAAATCATCGTCATATATGGCAAATCCTCAAGAGAATAAAACATCCTCGACTGTCGCCTGGCCGGCATGGGCTTATACAGCAATATCCTGCATATTGATTGTATCATCTTTCTTCCTTTATCAGGGCTATACCTACGGCCAGCAGGCGGTGGGATATATCCAGCAGCAGAATATCACGAAGGCAAAAGATGCCTTTGAGAAGGCTTCAAAATATGATCCATTGACAGCTTCGTTCAAGGCGGATCTTGCCCAACTGGAAGATGTCATAGGAAGACAGACAAAAGACGACGAACTTATTAAAAAAGCCGAACAGGATAGGATGACGGCAATAGGCCTCGACCGTTACAACGCAAAGCTCCAAACGCAGCTTGGGGCATATTGCCTGCAAAACGGCAAACTGCCGGATGGCCTTTTGGCCCTTGAAAAAGCTTCAGATCTCAACCCCTATAACATGGAAGTATGGGAAAACCTGGCCGATGCCTATGAAAAAGTTGCCGAGGTATATATAAGACAGGGCAAGAAAGATGAGGCTTTAAACCTCACTCAAAAATCCCGGAACATCTTCGATAAAATCTCCGACCTTAACATGAAATCTCCGAAAAATGCGCCGGAAAAACTGGAGATCACCAGTAATCTGATGCTGTATGTATATAAAGCAAAACTTCTGGCCGAAAACATCGACGACGAAAATTACTATAAAAAACTTAAAGATTTGGTCTTTGCGTCAGATTTTACCGTAGATGCAGACCATGACGGGATCCCTGATTTATGGCGTACTTCCAACTCGGAAAAAGGCTTGCTCAAAGCCGATATCATAAAAAAGGATTATGCTCGGTTAACAAATGAAGGCCAGGGCCCGTCCTATATATACACAAAACAGGATATTTCCCTGAAACCTCAAAACTTTTACACCATAAATATTATGGCCAGTGGCGACATACCGAAAGATAAACTGGTTTTCAATGTATTCACAAGGGAAGGCAAGAATCCCCAGTACCAATGGAAAGAAATAAATCCAACCCAGCAGCTTTCAAAAATGACGGCTACATTTCTCACCACAAAGGACCTCAAAGAAGGCAAACAATGGCTGAGGCTGGATATCCAGGGAATTTCCCAGAAGCAGATCAACATCAAAAACCTGGAAATATGGGAGGAATAA
- a CDS encoding QueT transporter family protein translates to MSKKIKDLTQISLVACLYVIFTLISSSISYLPSQFRVGEMVKPISTFDKKFAVSMMIGNFLSNLFSPFAGPMELVFMPLSNLIGCRMGFIIGKYTNRFIGSLFIAFWISASVAFTLKIAADFPFFETFMSVLVSEAILMIAGYFIMEFMCKRGVLKING, encoded by the coding sequence GTGTCCAAAAAAATCAAAGACCTGACACAAATATCACTGGTAGCCTGCCTCTATGTTATATTCACCCTTATCTCTTCATCGATTTCTTATCTTCCCAGTCAGTTTAGAGTGGGTGAAATGGTAAAACCCATCAGCACTTTTGACAAAAAGTTTGCCGTATCTATGATGATTGGAAATTTCCTTTCAAATCTTTTCAGCCCTTTTGCCGGCCCTATGGAACTGGTATTTATGCCGCTCTCTAATTTAATCGGTTGTAGAATGGGTTTTATTATAGGTAAATACACGAACAGGTTCATCGGTTCTCTTTTCATTGCCTTCTGGATTTCCGCTTCGGTAGCCTTCACTTTGAAAATTGCCGCCGATTTCCCCTTTTTTGAAACCTTCATGAGCGTATTGGTATCCGAAGCCATCCTAATGATAGCAGGCTATTTTATAATGGAGTTTATGTGTAAGAGAGGAGTGCTTAAAATAAATGGATAA
- a CDS encoding sugar phosphate nucleotidyltransferase, with product MKGVILAGGTGSRLFPLTKVTNKHLLPVGKYPMIYYPIYRLVEAGIREILIVTGKEHMGSVVNLLGSGYEFGVEFTYKIQDQPGGIAQALGLAEHFVNGDKCVVILGDNIFEDNISEYVNNFKRQQKGAKILLKQVSDPHRFGVAELKDGKVVSIEEKPKNPKSNYCVTGIYMYDGRVFDIIKTLKPSARGELEITDVNNAYIKEGMLTYDILKGSWTDAGTFESLRRANELSYNIELNFNVALEYAAVTKEREDLI from the coding sequence ATGAAAGGAGTTATTTTAGCAGGTGGAACGGGCTCAAGATTATTTCCACTTACAAAAGTTACGAATAAGCATTTATTACCAGTTGGCAAATATCCTATGATTTATTATCCGATTTATCGACTTGTTGAAGCGGGAATTAGGGAGATACTTATTGTCACAGGTAAGGAGCATATGGGAAGTGTTGTTAATCTTTTAGGTAGCGGTTATGAATTTGGAGTGGAATTTACATATAAGATACAAGACCAGCCTGGAGGTATAGCACAGGCGTTAGGATTAGCTGAGCATTTTGTAAATGGTGATAAATGCGTTGTAATACTTGGTGATAATATATTTGAAGATAACATATCAGAATATGTAAATAACTTTAAAAGGCAGCAAAAAGGAGCAAAAATATTGTTAAAACAAGTATCTGATCCTCACAGATTTGGTGTTGCAGAATTAAAAGATGGAAAAGTCGTATCTATTGAAGAAAAGCCTAAAAACCCAAAAAGCAATTACTGTGTAACAGGTATATATATGTACGACGGCAGAGTTTTTGATATAATTAAAACATTAAAGCCGTCAGCGAGAGGAGAGCTTGAAATAACAGATGTAAATAATGCCTATATAAAAGAAGGAATGCTTACATACGACATACTGAAGGGATCATGGACAGATGCAGGTACGTTTGAGTCATTAAGAAGAGCAAATGAATTATCGTATAATATAGAACTTAACTTTAATGTGGCATTAGAATATGCAGCAGTCACTAAAGAGAGGGAGGACTTAATATAA
- a CDS encoding glycosyltransferase family 2 protein has protein sequence MVLISIVIVNWNSGRQLYECLKSIYNAKKDGLEIDRVVVVDNASSDNSLFGLEEIDIPLKIIKNSTNRGFAAACNQGAKESNADYLLFLNPDTLLFKYSLSKPIAFMEKAENRNIGIVGIQLINENKEISRTCARFPTLGQFNSKIFGLDRLFPKLSYFMAEWDHKSDRFVDHVIGAFFLVRRQLFEKLNGFDERFFVYLEDLDFSYRAKQLGYSSYYLTSTKAYHKGGGSSEKLKMYDYFIHCEAGFYMDINILIGFQQLFLLFVP, from the coding sequence ATGGTATTAATTTCAATAGTAATAGTTAACTGGAATTCTGGCAGACAATTATATGAGTGTTTAAAGTCTATTTATAATGCTAAAAAGGATGGATTAGAGATTGATAGAGTTGTTGTTGTGGATAATGCATCATCTGATAATTCGTTGTTTGGGTTAGAGGAAATTGATATACCATTAAAAATAATTAAAAATTCTACAAATCGAGGTTTTGCTGCTGCCTGCAATCAAGGCGCTAAAGAGAGTAATGCAGATTATTTGTTGTTTCTTAATCCCGATACTCTTCTTTTCAAATATTCTCTTTCAAAACCGATTGCTTTTATGGAAAAAGCTGAAAATAGAAATATTGGAATAGTTGGAATACAGCTAATTAATGAAAATAAAGAAATTAGTCGTACATGTGCACGGTTTCCTACATTAGGACAATTTAATTCAAAAATTTTTGGCTTAGATCGTTTGTTTCCTAAATTAAGTTATTTTATGGCTGAATGGGATCATAAAAGTGATAGATTTGTTGATCATGTAATCGGTGCGTTTTTTTTAGTACGTAGACAACTTTTTGAAAAACTAAATGGTTTTGATGAAAGATTTTTTGTTTATTTAGAGGATTTAGATTTTTCATATCGAGCAAAACAATTAGGATATAGTTCTTATTATTTAACATCGACGAAAGCGTATCATAAAGGTGGAGGTTCTTCAGAAAAGTTAAAGATGTACGATTATTTTATTCATTGCGAAGCCGGATTTTATATGGATATAAACATTTTAATTGGGTTTCAGCAACTCTTCTTGCTTTTTGTACCTTAA
- a CDS encoding nucleotide sugar dehydrogenase, protein MTLKQKIISKQAIVGIIGLGYVGLPLAIEFVNAGYKVIGFDVNEKKIDSLLHGQSYVLDVQSDIVKKYVDEGKLIPTTDFSKISEVDTLSICVPTPLRKTKDPDISYIVNAVNEIKKYFHKDLLIVLESTTYPGTTEELVQKEIESMGYKVGEDFYLCFSPERVDPGNKKYNTKNTPKVIGGVTKKCLELAYLLYSSAIDTVIPVSSTKVAEMVKLLENTFRAVNIGLVNELAMMCDRMGIDIWEVVDAAATKPFGFMPFYPGPGIGGHCIPLDPQYLSWKAKTYDFYNKFIELASDINGNMPRYVVTKVSEVLNRYKKCINGSKILLLGMAYKKDIDDIRESPSLEIYRMLKEQGAILDYNDPYAVEFMDEKGNIVKSFELNYKTLSIYDCVILCTDHSCYDYEKIVEEARVIIDARNAFKGFIDKKYIKLGSPIYDGDTGIYDYIKEIAVAKERIDKK, encoded by the coding sequence ATGACATTAAAACAAAAAATTATCTCTAAGCAAGCTATTGTTGGTATCATAGGTTTGGGTTATGTGGGTCTACCTTTAGCGATTGAATTTGTCAACGCAGGATATAAGGTTATAGGTTTTGATGTTAATGAAAAAAAGATAGATTCATTATTACATGGTCAATCTTATGTATTGGATGTTCAATCTGATATTGTAAAAAAATATGTTGATGAAGGTAAATTAATACCTACTACGGATTTTAGCAAAATATCAGAAGTAGATACTTTGAGCATATGTGTGCCGACTCCATTGAGAAAGACTAAAGATCCCGATATATCATACATAGTAAATGCAGTAAATGAAATAAAAAAATATTTTCATAAGGATTTATTAATAGTGTTGGAGAGTACTACATATCCGGGTACAACTGAAGAATTGGTTCAAAAAGAAATAGAAAGTATGGGGTATAAAGTTGGGGAAGATTTTTATTTATGTTTTTCACCCGAGAGAGTAGACCCCGGCAATAAAAAGTACAATACTAAAAATACGCCGAAGGTTATCGGTGGTGTTACAAAAAAGTGTCTGGAACTCGCATATCTTTTATACAGTAGTGCTATAGATACTGTAATCCCTGTTTCATCTACTAAGGTGGCTGAAATGGTAAAGCTATTGGAAAATACATTTAGGGCTGTGAATATAGGATTGGTGAATGAGCTTGCGATGATGTGCGATAGGATGGGTATCGATATCTGGGAAGTTGTAGATGCCGCTGCTACTAAGCCTTTTGGCTTCATGCCTTTTTATCCCGGCCCGGGAATCGGCGGGCATTGTATACCACTGGATCCTCAATATTTATCATGGAAAGCCAAGACATATGATTTTTATAATAAATTTATAGAACTTGCCAGCGATATAAATGGCAATATGCCAAGATATGTAGTAACAAAGGTAAGTGAAGTATTAAATAGATATAAAAAATGTATAAATGGTTCTAAGATATTATTGCTGGGCATGGCATACAAAAAGGATATAGATGATATAAGGGAGTCCCCCTCGTTAGAAATATACAGGATGTTAAAAGAACAAGGTGCAATTTTGGATTACAATGATCCCTATGCCGTAGAGTTTATGGATGAAAAAGGAAATATAGTTAAGTCATTTGAATTGAATTATAAAACTTTGTCAATATATGACTGTGTTATTTTATGCACTGACCATTCCTGTTATGATTATGAAAAAATTGTTGAAGAAGCAAGAGTTATTATCGATGCTCGAAATGCTTTTAAAGGGTTTATTGACAAAAAATATATAAAATTGGGTTCACCCATATACGATGGGGATACTGGTATTTATGACTATATAAAAGAGATTGCGGTTGCTAAAGAAAGGATTGATAAAAAATAA
- the rfbD gene encoding dTDP-4-dehydrorhamnose reductase — protein sequence MRILITGKTGQLGYDLYELIKDKDEVIATGCSDFDISDIESTHKFIKEYKPDIVIHCAAYTKVDDSEKNVDLTYKVNAIGAGNIASICSDIGAKMVYISTDYVFDGTKGKPYNEFDAPNPLNVYGKSKLAGENIVKEILDKHYIVRTSWLYGINGNNFVKTMLRLSKEKEVIKVVNDQWGTPTYTKDLAKGIHFLIKTGAYGTYHMTNNGDTTWYDFAKNIFKITNINMKVEPITTEEYNAPATRPKYSVLDNYVLRLRFDYKLRDWEEGLNEYLSFLKN from the coding sequence TTGAGAATACTTATTACAGGTAAGACTGGCCAATTGGGATATGACCTATATGAATTGATAAAAGATAAAGACGAGGTTATCGCAACTGGCTGTAGTGATTTCGATATATCGGATATAGAAAGCACGCATAAATTTATAAAAGAATATAAGCCGGATATAGTAATTCACTGTGCAGCATATACAAAAGTTGATGATTCGGAAAAAAATGTTGATTTAACCTATAAAGTAAATGCAATAGGTGCTGGCAATATTGCATCAATTTGCAGCGATATCGGTGCTAAAATGGTATATATATCCACAGATTATGTATTTGATGGAACAAAAGGAAAACCTTATAATGAATTTGATGCACCTAATCCATTGAATGTGTATGGCAAAAGTAAACTAGCAGGTGAGAATATAGTCAAAGAAATATTAGATAAGCATTATATAGTAAGGACATCCTGGCTGTATGGAATAAATGGTAATAATTTTGTCAAAACCATGTTAAGGCTTTCTAAAGAAAAGGAAGTAATAAAAGTTGTAAATGATCAATGGGGTACGCCAACTTATACAAAAGATCTTGCAAAAGGGATTCATTTTCTCATTAAGACTGGTGCGTATGGAACTTACCATATGACAAATAATGGTGACACTACATGGTATGATTTTGCAAAAAATATATTCAAAATAACGAATATAAATATGAAAGTCGAACCTATAACCACAGAAGAATACAATGCTCCTGCCACGAGGCCTAAATATTCGGTACTTGATAATTATGTTTTGAGGTTGAGATTTGATTATAAGTTGAGGGATTGGGAAGAGGGTTTAAATGAATATCTGTCATTTCTAAAAAATTGA